The Capsicum annuum cultivar UCD-10X-F1 unplaced genomic scaffold, UCD10Xv1.1 ctg78262, whole genome shotgun sequence genome window below encodes:
- the LOC107872159 gene encoding protein ACCELERATED CELL DEATH 6-like yields MRRVHVGRSYQDTVRLLVEQDPDFEFPANNAGETPLYLATESGLATIVRHHCGNGTNHYARKLTKWDWNPLHYAVKQGLRVVVRKMLGWKTSLPHTHTGNGNDWESHNLIDKPDNDGNTPLHLLAASDWISVPDKLRRHASTKMSFNKENQTPVDILSSTEKTLRAARPFQRCRLRHCRLGRRDFEIKWKKMQKPEDETESKGMLKDIMEATQIHLVVATLLVTVTFAAGFTLPGGFESDLNSSNKGMVILIRETVFHAFVVSDSIAFTCSAGAVFNYFYIAISAATAKRLKLITVRFKIAILLQRLAMSAVVIAFVTGMYATLAHSVGLAVTVCVIGCISFPLFYLPSIVRHIVKTY; encoded by the exons aTGCGTAGAGTCCATGTTGGACgttcttaccaag ACACTGTCAGACTCTTGGTGGAACAAGATCCTGATTTCGAGTTTCCAGCAAACAACGCCGGGGAGACACCACTCTATCTGGCCACGGAGTCTGGTCTTGCAACT ATTGTGCGGCATCACTGTGGGAATGGAACAAATCATTATGCGAGGAAACTGACAAAATGGGATTGGAATCCACTGCATTATGCTGTTAAACAAGGATTGAGAGTAGTAGTTCGTAAAATGCTGGGGTGGAAGACATCGTTACCCCACACTCACACAGGCAATGGAAATGACTGG GAATCTCATAACCTTATCGACAAGCCAGATAATGATGGCAACACTCCTCTCCATTTGCTTGCTGCCTCCGACTGGATAAGTGTGCCTGATAAATTAAGAAGACATGCGAGTACAAAGATGTCATTTAACAAAGAAAACCAGACTCCGGTTGACATATTGTCTAGCACAGAGAAAACACTGCGT GCTGCACGGCCATTCCAGAGGTGTCGTCTTCGCCATTGTCGATTAGGACGGCgtgattttgagataaaatggaagaaaatgcaGAAGCCAGAAGATGAAACAGAGTCGAAAGGCATGCTGAAAGATATTATGGAGGCAACTCAAATACATCTAGTAGTTGCCACACTACTAGTTACCGTTACCTTCGCAGCAGGTTTCACCTTACCTGGAGGTTTTGAGAGCGATCTCAATAGCTCTAATAAAGGGATGGTGATTCTAATAAGGGAAACAGTGTTCCATGCATTTGTTGTCTCAGATAGCATTGCATTTACATGCTCTGCTGGTGCTGTATTCAACTACTTCTACATTGCGATAAGTGCAGCAACTGCAAAAAGATTAAAACTTATAACTGTGCGCTTTAAGATAGCAATTCTTTTGCAGCGTTTAGCGATGTCAGCAGTTGTCATTGCATTTGTAACTGGTATGTATGCTACTTTAGCACATTCAGTTGGTCTCGCTGTTACTGTCTGTGTCATAGGTTGCATCTCTTTCCCTCTGTTCTATCTTCCGTCAATTGTTAGGCACATCGTTAAGACATACTAG
- the LOC124894908 gene encoding secreted RxLR effector protein 161-like, with protein sequence MKDLGKTKLCLGLQIEHLADGVFIHQTAYTQKVLKRFYMDKVYPLSTTMVVRSLDVSKDPFRPMEEDEEILVPEVPYLSAIGALMYLINATRPDIAFSVNLEARYSSFPMRRHWNGVKHIMRYLKGTIDMGLFYTDKASLVLIGYADAGYLSDPH encoded by the coding sequence atgaaagatcttggaaagacaaaacTTTGTCTTGGTCTGCAAATTGAACATTTAGCAGATGGAGTATTCATCCACCAAACTGCCTATACCCAAAAGGTTTTGAAACGTTTTTACATGGACAAAGTATATCCATTAAGTACTacaatggttgttcgatcacttgatgtaaGTAAAGATCCTTTCCGACCTATGGAAgaggatgaagagattcttgttcctgaagtaccatatcttagtgctaTTGGTGCACTTATGTACCTCATTAATGCTACAAGGCCAGATATAGCATTTTCTGTTAATTTGGAAGCTAGGTATAGTTCTTTCCCTATGCGAAGACACTGGAATGGGGTTAAGCATATAATGAGGTACCTAAAAGGGACTATTGATATGGGTCTATTTTATACTGACAAAGCTAGCCTAGTTCTTATTGGTTATGCAGATGCAGGttatttatctgacccacatTAA